One Monomorium pharaonis isolate MP-MQ-018 chromosome 4, ASM1337386v2, whole genome shotgun sequence DNA segment encodes these proteins:
- the LOC105831956 gene encoding uncharacterized protein LOC105831956 isoform X1 translates to MATISTTTTTTTTTTTTATGSATAMATEPRKSYHDLCRLCASFDAIRMDIFGQEGKNRQLVDKIQLFLPFKVMENDCLPKVLCYRCMFNLENFYDFRISCINATAWLERNKPKEGASNDGTNDGDGHAELLKGKENMPVLIPEAPVVNPNAALGTPPRLNSDGEADPEIEEILDTSEGTDEATVIDDSEDRRSEYEMAYEMDMETNPSDFLEMTPMVTEENEEECGTNNASAAATTQDTAVFPHASQQHEVYVCSLCNKAFSSKGHLSLHARIHVGEGDVIGERVITDDHTSYQRPYQCDLCHKSYSTAKHRWGHVSTTHRGHPAVTCAYCSRIYSTRYNLDEHIKSRHAGLPPPPELSVSHSRTETRYQCQTCPMVYTDLADFNAHRQICIQEQRTDLLGQTEAQNNKIFADTSDISSVDSDDENKDFRNAEAKLAKNPQLTILKQALTKGDNLKRNFDDDGSTSNGKPKKIIKSEEDETNPQKRWYCESCPQSFTSVDNLKEHEIRHDAEKPFICILCNKDFVLKSSLIRHITTSHGVDPTPIIDSNKCLKTTVISQNWNDQMDVSVYEQSEIKEPPELLSSPEVKINLENDDKDYKNNHENIEIETVFVCETCKRDFNDRASLWLHIRAMHKEYAAFTCGVCLKMCFNNTQLQNHVYMYHEKSKLLISEQRRYSCTICGRQHDSRKKLITHVSIHNVDPAFDPASFVKLNSNYYNENLNGNEGNEQVLDFDGEDGEKVDCYICYKSFPTEDHLIRHQRNAHKSDQIVSLGDAAGSGNTLSVNGNGNRAQYHLFFVCEVCGSSHSSKWERWLHINDTHSNESSIKCELETCGKIFATKSLRNEHLQHHAIQGPSPNTCEICGKLWPTRVDYWKHVMGVHADTVPLICGVCLKVFSDVIQLSTHVKAKHWPLTSGDFCCDICGRPYSNKSKMSRHRKIHGLEAAAMDAACDNSSFNEITNESVTNESVKPEHSNGASEIDLSCEQCPELSFTTLDSLCNHRRIVHNLFPCDLCNKCYGRTSHLWKHVNRVHKGHVDVTCPYCSKTSASRDHLAAHIAKIHRFMPAMGKDTQNCVTSKSLSVEDGVLHYCEKCNKGFHKRYLLRRHMKGCQNYRKDPGALLTRCRACERIFKDRASLQKHIENHHSTYTCHLCNETITSKLGIMTHNRVNHMDHPDLTCDYPSCKKLFRTKEDLEAHRKEHKYHSNPNVCDYCGDTVENKLKLKMHILSLHRNEIGVSCGVCLIPMKDPKDLKKHVEAEHSSVLSNPNTCQVCGKQYASKWKAFDHTKKCHGKVFITCKQCLAVFTDENDIRDHYEHVHNVPKDQLAIFEYRMDIGAKREGYETPDIIVKEEPDDLEFDEEMCDESSNDSRKRRRSPNDTYDCEMCPEIFLNSDTLAKHYQNVHNTDPVRMFKKFKKDDSKRKMRNRNNFECKNCKKQFSTKTLFWNHINVCARRNSIGGRFDMPNNVSTSILETHLKNNNQISREDSVPLTNESNLNIPDFNLFEDINLQLSAQKPVPNLMPLSQMKATGNGKCSRKDSRKVYDESTNTECTCEVCGKQWPAKKHLWQHLIRFHRAEAAVTCGVCLKLCKSYQDLADHLKAEHAPVLSPEGNNFTCKTCGRYHNARSKLLLHMSIHIGNFRCQKCQQSFVSEEKLIEHAASCSGKSEFEDHAVADEDNAKNDNDEKGSLIADETSVIEEAEEAEEADFESEGEGSRDIHNENNSENSEEDNSDNSDDSDSDSNSSSSEEENENEEEEEEEEEEDENENENESDTRTTSRASGDSVSCNSESDDESDMDETEMNTTEKKTLQMSDIGRFRICSEGIQRNVPIEKNVKDQKIDFTITATAVVEQTKQSNLNDLMTSGASANIDKFEAFRREESAKDTTSDVDMSNDNEDDGDNEEDDEENENEEEEEDGEESGEGEDDEEEEEGEAESESENEDEGEGEAVAEEEREEEREEEEEEEEEDEDEDDDDDDDDDDDDDDDGPPVLSPIMPLLPENESEEHSGTTDRTRHKLSPMVSLSMVKEDLEECEITEIPNDPENMSNAASFFVANNNDLPVTWDDNLDDNGIDNAECNSDIGDRDMEKNEEFSKEYEKMEMNEGDDFEEDSADENIVDNSREDDGDTQVHEMHNLDGTVLMVTNDAEGNQILIEQNMLDIDNEDSNIETAQYIYPENTYEIAEDYTQNEIGVIQTDEVQGDMSYVQDTSENEDNSMEGGVEETSSDVQKQ, encoded by the exons ATGGCGACAatatcgacgacgacgacaacgacgacaacgacgacgacaacggcgACGGGGAGCGCGACCGCGATGGCGACGGAGCCGAGAAAATCTTATCATGATTTGTGTCGGTTGTGCGCCTCCTTCGACGCCATTAGGATGGACATATTCGGCCAGGAGGGTAAAAATCGTCAGCTCGTCGACAAAATTCAGTTGTTCCTGCCGTTCAAG GTGATGGAAAATGATTGTTTGCCAAAAGTCCTGTGTTATCGATGTATGTTCAACTTGGAAAATTTCTACGATTTCCGAATTTCGTGTATTAATGCTACTGCCTGGTTGGAAAGAAATAAACCGAAGGAAGGC GCGAGCAATGACGGTACAAATGATGGCGATGGGCACGCAGAGCTTCTtaaaggaaaggaaaatatGCCAGTACTTATCCCAGAAGCCCCCGTAGTCAATCCCAATGCGGCATTAGGTACACCGCCAAGATTAAATTCGGATGGTGAAGCGGATCCCGAAATCGAGGAGATTCTCGACACAAGTGAAGGTACGGATGAAG CTACAGTGATAGACGATTCGGAAGATCGGCGATCGGAATATGAGATGGCATATGAGATGGATATGGAGACGAATCCTAGCGATTTCTTAGAAATGACTCCAATGGTAACCGAAGAGAATGAAGAGGAGTGTGGTACAAACAACGCGAGCGCTGCCGCCACTACTCAGGATACTGCAGTCTTTCCACATGCATCGCAACAACACGAAGTCTACGTCTGCTCTCTATGCAATAAAGCATTTAGTTCCAAGGGTCATTTGTCACTGCACGCAAGGATTCACGTGGGCGAGGGTGATGTGATCGGCGAAAGAGTGATCACTGACGATCATACTTCGTATCAACGACCGTATCAATGTGATCTTTGTCATAAGTCATATTCTACTGCAAAACATCGTTGGGGACATGTTTCTACTACACATCG ggGACATCCTGCAGTAACATGTGCGTACTGTTCTCGTATATACTCGACAAGATATAATCTTGATGAGCATATAAAATCGCGACACGCTGGTCTACCACCACCTCCAGAGTTATCTGTTTCTCATTCCCGCACGGAAACTCGATATCAGTGCCAAACGTGTCCGATGGTGTACACGGATTTGGCAGATTTCAATGCACATCGTCAGATATGCATCCAAGAACAACGTACAGATTTGTTGGGGCAGACCGAGGCACAGAACAATAAGATTTTTGCCGACACTTCTGACATTTCGAGCGTAGATTCGGACGATGAGAACAAAGACTTCAGGAACGCCGAGGCTAAATTGGCGAAAAATCCACAGTTAACTATATTGAAACAGGCGTTGACTAAGGGAGACAATTTAAAACGGAATTTCGACGATGATGGTTCGACATCCAACGGCAAgccgaaaaaaataattaagtcag AAGAGGACGAGACAAATCCTCAGAAGAGATGGTATTGCGAATCTTGTCCACAAAGTTTTACATCGGTAGATAATTTGAAGGAACACGAGATCAGACACGACGCCGAGAAGCCGTTTATCTGCATATTATGCAACAAAGATTTTGTTTTGAAATCTTCATTAATTAGACACATTACAACGTCACACGGCGTTGATCCTACCCCTATCATTGACAGTAACAAGTGTCTAAAAACAACAGTAATCTCTCAGAATTGGAACGATCAAATGGACGTCAGCGTTTATGAGCAAAGTGAGATAAAAGAACCACCAGAGCTCTTATCTTCACCTGAGGTAaag ATAAATTTGGAGAATGATGACAAAGATTATAAGAACAACCATGAGAATATAGAAATTGAAACAGTATTTGTATGTGAGACTTGTAAGAGAGATTTCAATGACCGAGCGTCATTGTGGTTACATATACGAGCAATGCATAAAGAATACGCTGCATTCACTTGTGGAGTATGTCTAAAGATGTGCTTTAATAATACACAACTTCAAAATCATGTCTATATGTATCATGAAAAGTCTAAACTCTTAATATCAGAACAAAGAAG GTACAGTTGCACAATATGCGGTAGACAGCATGactcaagaaaaaaattaatcactcATGTCTCAATACATAATGTTGATCCTGCCTTTGATCCTGCAAGTTTTGTAAAgttaaatagtaattattataatgaaaatttgaatGGTAACGAAGGAAATGAACAAGTATTAGATTTTGATGGAGAAGATGGCGAGAAGGTCGATTGTTACATTTGTTACAAATCTTTTCCGACTGAGGATCACCTAATACGGCATCAGAGAAATGCTCATAAG TCTGATCAAATAGTTTCATTAGGAGACGCCGCGGGTAGTGGAAATACTCTGAGCGTTAATGGTAATGGTAATAGAGCGCAAtaccatttattttttgtttgcgaGGTGTGCGGTAGTTCCCATTCAAGCAAATGGGAGCGCTGGTTGCATATCAATGACACACATAGCAACGAATCTTCTATTAAA TGCGAATTGGAAACTTGCGGAAAAATATTTGCGACAAAGTCGCTACGCAATGAACATCTCCAACATCATGCTATACAAGGACCCTCGCCAAACACCTGCGAGATATGCGGGAAATTATGGCCTACTCGTGTCGATTATTGGAAACACGTGATGGGCGTACACGCGGACACAGTACCTCTAATTTGTGGAGTTTGTCTCAAAGTATTTTCCGACGTTATACAATTAAGCACGCACGTGAAGGCGAAACATTGGCCGCTAACCAGTGGTGATTTTTGTTGTGATATTTGTGGTAGACCGTACTCCAATAAATCGAAGATGTCTCGGCACCGAAAGATCCACGGCTTGGAGGCGGCGGCCATGGACGCCGCATGTGACAATAGCAGTTTCAACGAGATTACCAATGAGTCGGTCACCAATGAGTCGGTGAAGCCTGAGCACAGCAATGGCGCTTCGGAAATAGATTTAAGTTGCGAGCAGTGCCCTGAGCTTAGCTTCACAACACTCGACAGTTTGTGTAATCATCGACGGATAGTGCACAACCTTTTCCCGTGTGACTTATGTAACAAATGCTATGGGAGAACGTCACATTTGTGGAAGCATGTGAACAGGGTGCACAAAGGTCATGTGGATGTGACTTGTCCTTACTGCTCGAAGACGAGCGCGTCGAGAGATCATCTAGCAGCACATATCGCCAAGATTCACAGGTTCATGCCTGCGATGGGTAAAGACACTCAGAACTGTGTCACCTCTAAATCTCTAAGCGTGGAGGATGGTGTTTTGCATTATTGCGAGAAGTGTAATAAGGGCTTTCATAAGCGCTATCTGCTCCGTCGCCACATGAAAGGCTGTCAAAACTATCGTAAGGATCCCGGTGCGTTGTTGACGCGTTGCCGAGCCTGCGAGAGGATATTCAAGGATCGTGCGAGTTTGCAGAAACATATTGAGAATCATCACAGTACGTATACCTGTCACTTGTGCAACGAGACGATCACCTCCAAGCTGGGCATTATGACGCACAATCGCGTCAATCATATGGATCACCCGGATCTGACGTGCGATTATCCGAGCTGTAAGAAACTCTTCCGCACCAAAGAGGATCTGGAAGCCCATCGGAAGGAGCACAAATATCACAGCAACCCGAACGTTTGCGATTATTGTGGTGACACTGTGGAAAACAAACTGAAACTAAAGATGCACATATTATCGTTGCATCGAAACGAGATCGGCGTGTCCTGTGGCGTTTGCCTCATTCCTATGAAGGATCCGAAAGATTTGAAGAAGCACGTCGAAGCGGAGCACAGTAGCGTTCTCTCCAATCCGAACACGTGCCAGGTATGCGGCAAACAATATGCGTCCAAATGGAAGGCCTTCGATCATACAAAGAAGTGTCATGGCAAAGTTTTTATCACGTGCAAACAGTGCTTAGCAGTTTTTACCGACGAGAATGACATACGCGATCACTATGAACATGTACATAACGTTCCGAAGGATCAATTGGCTATTTTTGAATACAGAATGGATATTGGTGCGAAGAGAGAGGGCTATGAAACTCCCGACATTATTGTAAAGGAAGAGCCGGATGACTTGGAATTCGACGAGGAAATGTGCGACGAGAGCTCGAACGACTCTCGCAAACGCAGAAGATCACCAAACGACACATACGACTGTGAGATGTGTCCTGAGATCTTTCTCAATTCGGACACTCTCGCCAAGCACTATCAGAACGTCCATAACACCGACCCCGTCCGTATGTTCAAGAAATTCAAAAAGGATGATAGCAAGCGCAAGATGAGAAACAGAAACAATTTTGAGTGCAAGAATTGCAAGAAGCAGTTTTCTACCAAGACCCTATTCTGGAATCACATTAATGTATGTGCGCGTCGAAACTCGATAGGTGGTAGATTCGACATGCCGAATAATGTCTCGACATCAATTCTGGAGACTCATCTGAAGAACAATAATCAGATTTCACGAGAGGACTCGGTGCCGCTAACGAACGAATCCAACCTAAACATTCCCGACTTTAATTTATTCGAAGACATTAATTTGCAGTTGTCGGCCCAAAAACCTGTGCCGAATCTTATGCCATTGTCACAGATGAAGGCGACGGGTAACGGCAAATGCTCGAGAAAAGACTCGCGTAAGGTCTACGACGAATCGACCAATACTGAATGCACATGCGAGGTTTGTGGCAAACAATGGCCTGCCAAAAAACATTTATGGCAACATCTAATTCGATTCCATCGCGCCGAGGCCGCCGTTACGTGTGGCGTATGCTTGAAACTATGTAAATCTTATCAAGATCTGGCCGATCATTTGAAGGCCGAGCACGCCCCTGTTTTGTCGCCGGAGGGAAACAACTTTACCTGCAAGACGTGCGGCAGGTATCACAATGCGAGAAGTAAATTGTTGTTGCACATGAGCATTCACATTGGGAACTTCCGATGTCAAAAATGCCAGCAGAGTTTCGTGAGTGAAGAAAAACTCATCGAGCATGCAGCGAGTTGTAGTGGTAAATCGGAGTTTGAAGATCATGCGGTGGCGGACGAAGATAACGCAAAGAATGACAACGACGAGAAGGGCAGTTTAATCGCTGATGAGACGTCAGTTATCGAAGAAGCAGAGGAAGCAGAAGAGGCGGATTTTGAATCAGAAGGCGAAGGCAGTAGGGATATTCACAATGAAAACAATTCGGAGAATAGCGAAGAAGACAATTCGGATAATAGTGATGATTCAGATAGCGATAGCAATAGTAGTTCGAGCGAAGAAGAAAACGAGAacgaagaggaagaggaagaagaggaggaagaagatgAAAATGAAAACGAAAATGAGTCTGATACAAGGACCACTAGTAGAGCGAGCGGTGACAGTGTATCGTGTAACTCCGAGAGTGATGACGAATCAGATATGGATGAAACGGAAATGAATACAACGGAAAAGAAAACACTACAAATGAGCGATATTGGTAGATTCAGGATATGCAGCGAAGGCATTCAAAGGAACGTGCCGATAGAGAAAAATGTCAAGGAtcagaaaatcgattttaccATTACTGCAACTGCAGTTGTAGAACAAACTAAACAAAGTAATTTGAATGACCTCATGACTTCCGGTGCATCCGCGAATATAGACAAATTTGAGGCGTTTCGTCGCGAGGAATCTGCTAAAGATACGACGAGTGATGTAGACATGTCTAACGATAATGAAGATGATGGCGATAACGAAGAAGATGATGAAGAGAATGAAAatgaggaagaagaagaagacggTGAAGAAAGTGGTGAGGGTGAAGATgacgaagaagaggaggaaggtGAGGCTGAATCTGAATCTGAGAATGAGGATGAGGGTGAAGGTGAAGCCGTAGctgaggaagaaagagaggaagaaagagaggaagaagaggaggaagaggaagaagatgaagatgaagatgatgatgatgatgatgacgacgatgatgatgatgatgatgatggaCCACCCGTGTTAAGTCCAATAATGCCTTTGTTACCGGAAAACGAATCTGAGGAGCACAGCGGTACAACAGATCGCACGAGGCACAAGCTCAGTCCAATGGTTTCGCTGAGTATGGTTAAAGAAGATCTGGAGGAGTGCGAAATAACAGAGATACCAAATGACCCGGAAAATATGTCGAACGCAGCCAGTTTCTTCGTGGCTAATAACAACGATCTGCCCGTAACATGGGACGATAATTTGGACGATAATGGAATCGACAATGCCGAATGCAACTCGGACATTGGTGACAGAGATATGGAGAAAAATGAGGAATTCAGTAAGGAGTatgaaaaaatggaaatgaaCGAGGGCGACGACTTCGAGGAAGATTCTGCGGACGAGAACATAGTGGACAATAGTAGGGAGGATGATGGAGACACTCAAGTGCACGAGATGCATAATCTGGACGGAACTGTGCTAATGGTGACTAATGACGCGGAAGGTAATCAGATTTTAATAGAACAAAATATGTTAGATATCGATAACGAGGACTCGAATATCGAAACAGCGCAGTATATTTATCCAGAAAACACTTATGAAATTGCGGAAGATTACACGCAAAACGAAATCGGCGTTATACAGACGGATGAGGTGCAAGGTGATATGTCCTACGTTCAAGACACTTCGGAAAATGAAGATAATAGTATGGAAGGTGGTGTCGAGGAAACTAGCAGTGACGTGCAAAAACAGTAG